In a single window of the Montipora capricornis isolate CH-2021 chromosome 11, ASM3666992v2, whole genome shotgun sequence genome:
- the LOC138022797 gene encoding N-acetyllactosaminide beta-1,6-N-acetylglucosaminyl-transferase-like isoform X2: MIRLAITTTWERCQKLISGEEKLKGTVTRTQPDSEINAKYTPNQDCVQVLRHHFRHPPVSEEEKQLPIAYSITLYKSARLVERILQAIYMPNNVYCIHIDTKSPDALLRAINTMIRCLPNVFVVTNRTSVFWGHFSLVQAQLNCMEELLQSSVKWKYYISLVGQDFPLYDNKEIVRALETLKNNNSIASFPVEKEFQYRTKFIHNFTNNKFVRGEKKPPPPHNITIYRGATHIIAIRQFVNFVLHSQIGKDFVEFLKDTHIPDETFYGTLHQYPHAPGGIQGKQPEWIARALIWQWRGKQNKNSCKGFWKRDLCWISFQDLQWALGEKMKMKLFVHKIPYNFRDELVDCILIARQGRKYGTAVWKK, encoded by the exons ATGATCCGGCTTGCAATT ACCACGACGTGGGAAAGGTGCCAGAAGCTTATATCCGGCGAGGAAAAGCTGAAGGGAACTGTTACTAGAACACAACCTGATTCAGAAATTAACGCCAAGTACACTCCCAATCAGGACTGTGTTCAAGTCTTAAGACACCATTTCCGCCATCCTCCTGTGTCCGAAGAAGAAAAGCAGCTACCCATCGCTTACTCCATAACATTATACAAAAGTGCACGTTTAGTGGAGAGAATTCTTCAAGCAATCTATATGCCCAACAATGTGTACTGCATTCATATCGACACAAAATCCCCAGACGCCTTGCTAAGAGCCATAAATACTATGATACGCTGTCTTCCAAATGTCTTTGTCGTCACCAATAGGACAAGTGTTTTCTGGGGACATTTTAGTTTGGTTCAAGCTCAGCTCAATTGTATGGAAGAGCTTTTACAGTCTTCTGTGAAATGGAAATATTATATTAGTTTAGTTGGACAAGATTTTCCACTTTAtgataacaaagaaattgtGAGAGCATTGGAAACtcttaaaaacaacaacagtatTGCCAGTTTTCCTGTGGAAAAAGAATTCCAGTACCGCACGAAGTTCATACACAATTTTACTAACAATAAGTTCGTTAGGGGTGAGAAGAAACCCCCTCCACCTCACAACATTACAATTTATAGGGGAGCAACACACATTATTGCGATACGAcaatttgttaactttgtaCTGCACAGCCAGATCGGGAAAGactttgttgaatttttaaagGATACTCACATTCCAGATGAAACGTTTTATGGAACCTTACATCAGTATCCGCATGCCCCAGGTGGAATCCAAGGGAAACAGCCTGAGTGGATAGCACGCGCTTTAATATGGCAGTGGCGTGGTAAGCAGAACAAAAATTCTTGTAAAGGATTCTGGAAACGAGATCTATGTTGGATCTCTTTTCAAGACCTGCAGTGGGCCCTcggtgaaaaaatgaaaatgaaactgtttgTTCACAAAATCCCTTACAACTTCAGAGACGAGCTGGTCGACTGTATTCTTATTGCAAGACAAGGAAGAAAATACGGCACGGCTGtctggaaaaaataa